The following proteins are encoded in a genomic region of Amia ocellicauda isolate fAmiCal2 chromosome 6, fAmiCal2.hap1, whole genome shotgun sequence:
- the cby1 gene encoding protein chibby homolog 1 has product MPLFGNTFSPKKTPPRKSASLSNLHTLDRSTRELELGLEYGAPAITIGGQSLKFEEGQWITESGGGGASQRELQRLRKRNLQLEEENNLLRLKIDILLDMLSETTAETHLMEKEMEEVKNQSRRRK; this is encoded by the exons ATGCCTCTATTCGGCAACACCTTCAGCCCCAAGAAGACCCCCCCTCGGAAATCCGCCTCCCTCTCCAATCTGCACACA TTGGACAGGTCCACTCGTGAGCTGGAGCTGGGCCTGGAGTACGGGGCTCCAGCCATAACCATCGGGGGCCAGAGCCTGAAGTTCGAGGAGGGACAGTGGATCACAG AGTCTGGTGGCGGGGGGGCGTCTCAGAGGGAGCTGCAGCGGCTGAGGAAGAGGAACCTgcagctggaggaggagaaCAATCTGCTGAGACTGAAGATTGACATCCTGCTGGACATG ctcTCAGAGACGACCGCCGAGACCCACCTGATGGAGAAAGAGATGGAGGAGGTGAAGAACCAGAGTCGACGCAggaaatga